The stretch of DNA TTCATGCACAATCACTTCTAATCCGTTGTCGACTTCGCGGAAAATCGGCTCAGCTAACCGCAGAGTGGGTTCCCGGTAGGGGGGCTCAACTAGGACTGCAACTGAGGCAACAAGGTGAGTGGGCTGGAAAGTGGGGTCGAGGAGGGCTGCGCCTGAATCCGCCGCGATAACCTTCAAAGCTTTCACTAAACAACAGGTGGGCTGCGTACAGAATTAGGTTTCTGTTTGCCCCTCACATTTGGTCTTAAGGCCCAGAGCTAACAGGTACATTTCCGAGCTTTTCTGGCGGCTGGCCTGTGGCTTAACCAGCTGCACGGATTCAAAGTTGGCTTTGACCTCTGCGATGTAGTCGTTGAGTAAGTCGCCTTCGAAGACTTTAACAAAAAAGTTGCCGCCGTCTTTTAGGAGGCACCGCGCGATCTCCATGGCTTTGGTGGCTAAGTCAATTTGGCAGGCGTGGTCAACTTCCCAGATGCCTGTGACGTTGGGGGCTGCGTCGGATATGACGACGTCTGGTCTGCGGGGTAGAAACGAGAGAATCTGCTGGGCGATGTCGGGTTCTGTTAAGTCAGCTACGATGGTACGGATGTATTCCTGCGTGAATGGCTCGATGGGTTTCAGGTCGACGCCTAAAACGAAGCCGTGTTTCCCCGTCATTTTGCGGGCTGCCTGAATCCATCCGCCCGGCGCCGCGCCAAGATCCACCACGACGTCGCGGAATTTGATGAAGCCATATTTGCTGTTGGCTTGCACTAGCTTGTAGGTGCTTCGGCTACGGTAGTTTTCGGCTTTAGCTTTCTTGTAGTAAAACTCGTTTTTACGTTCACGTATCCATGCTTTCGGCGTCGGAATCATCCTCGGACAGAATAGGTTCAGCAGTTACGCTTAGAGCCTCAGGTGCTGCTGCGGGTGCGGGTTCTTTTCCCAGATTAAGTATCCAGTCGGTGAGGCGCTGGCAGTTTTTGGGGGAAATGGCGGTTGTGGGGTCGCATCGTGCGTTGTCGGGGCAGAGCAGGCAGGGGCAGTCAATGATGGTTTCGATGGATGCGGGAAGCCGTTTGGGGTAGAGCCTATAGGTCCATCTGCCTTCCTGAAGTTCCTTTTCCCGGCGGATAAGGCCCTTCTCTTCGAGTTTGATGCTGACGCGGCTGCCTTCGCGGCTGCTTGCGCCTAGTTCCCGCCATAAATCTGATTGAAGCACTCCCTGATAGCCGGTGCCTACAACATAGTGGAGTGCTTTCTGTTCAAGGTCGTTACGCTTTGGCATGTTAGGGTCAATTCCAAATAATACAGTAATATAAGCGTTGGATTCAAATAAAAATATGTATCCCCACAGTAGTGTGGAACCAAATGAATAACACAGTGCAACAGAGGGGCAAATTCTGCCTAGGCATCGAATCCTCAGCAGATGACTTCGGCGTCGGAGTCGCCGACTTCAACGGCGAAATCTTAGCCAACGTCTCCGACAGCTACATCCCAGCGGAAGGCGGCATACACCCCCGGGAGGCAGCAAGGCACCATGCCGAAGTCGCCGACCAAGTCGTCAGCGAAGCCCTCCTAAAAGCAAACGTAAAAGCCTCCCAGTTAACCTGCATCGCGTTCTCGCAGGGCCCCGGCTTGGGACCCAGCCTCCGAACAGGCGCAACCGTCGCCCGAGCCCTCGCCTCCTACCTGTCTGTGCCGCTGGTCGGCGTAAACCACTCCGTGGCGCATATCGAAATCGGCAAACTCCAAACCGGCGCCGCCGACCCCGTAACGCTCTACGCCTCAGGAGGCAACACCATGGTCACCGCCTATGAGTCAGGCAGATACCGCATCTTCGGAGAAACCCTCGACATCGCATTGGGCAACTGCCTAGACGTGTTTGCCAGGGAAGCGGGGCTTAAGCACAAAAAGGGGTTGCCGCTGGGCGCCGCCATCGAGCAACTTGCATTGAAAGGCAAAAAACTCGTTCCGCTGCCCTACGTGGTGAAAGGGATGGATTTATCTCTCAGCGGATTGTTGACGGCGGCTACGGCGGCGCTGCAGAAGGGCGCTGGACTGGAGGATGTTTGCTTTAGCCTTCAGGAACACGCGTTTTCGATGGTGACGGAGGTGACGGAGCGGGCGCTGGCTCACACCGAAAAACGGGAGGTGCTGCTCACCGGCGGCGTCGCGGCGAATAAGCGGCTGCAGGGGATGCTTTCTGTCATCGCGGGGGAGCATGGCGCCAAATTCAGTGTGGTTCCAATGCAGTATGCCACGGATAATGGCGCGATGATTGCTTGGACAGGAACGCTTGCGTATAGGTATGGGTTGACGGTGCCGCTTGAGGAAAGCATGGTTCGGCTGCGGTGGCGGGCTGACAGGGTGGATGTGCCATGGATACAATAGATAAGACGCCGCGGGCGCGGCTAATCAAAAAAGGCGCCGAAGCCAGCCTCTTCCAAACAGAGTGGCACGGCAAAGAGGCAGTGCTGAAAGTCCGCGTGCCCAAACGTTACCGCCCCGCCGAGTTGGACCGGCAAATCCGCAGCTACCGCACCATCCATGAACCCCAGCTAATGCATGAAGCCAAAGCCGCAGGCGTACCTACACCGCTGATTTACATGGTTAACGTGCCCGACGCCACCATAGTTATGGAGTACATCGAGGGCAGACAGGTAAAGCAGGTCCTCAATCAAGCCTCCCAGCAGATTCGCCAGCAGCTTTGCATCCAAATCGGGGAAGCCACAGCCAAACTCCACAAATCTGGGTTAATCCACGGCGACTTAACCACCTCCAACATGATCCTGGCAGGCGACGGCAGAATCTTCTTTGTCGACTTCGGGCTGGGCGAGAAAAACCTGGAAGTGGAAGCCCGAGGCGTGGATTTGCATTTGCTTAAACGTGCCCTGCAGAGCACCCATTTTGGTTTCTGGGAGGAATGCTTCCAGGGGGTGCTTTGTGGCTATGGCACCGTGTTGGGCGTGGAGGCGGCGGAAAAGGTTTATGAGAAAATCCGTGAGATAGAGAGGCGTGGACGCTATGTTGAGGAACGCAGGCAGTAATGGGCTACTTGGGGGCAAAGTGGTGCTTTTCGCCACCGGCAACGTTAACAAATTCAACGAAGCCCGCGCTATCCTTGGCGCATATGGCGTCTCGGTGGGGATGCTTCGGCTTAAAGGCGACGAAATCCAAAGCGACAGCCTCATGGAAATCGCCCAGAAAAGCGTCCGCTACGCCTACGGGCGATGTGGATTGCCCATTTTTGTAGAGGACGCAGGCTTATTCATCGATGCACTCGGCGGCTTCCCGGGGCCCTACGCAGCCTACGCGTACAGAACCATCCATAACAGCGGCATCCTCAAACTCATGGAGGACAAAGCCGACAGAAACGCCACTTTCCGATCCGTTATATCCTACCTCGACGGCAGCGTCCCCTGTCAACCCAAGAGTTTTCTGGGTGAATCCAGAGGCACAATCACGGTGGCGGAGCGGCGTGAGGCGGGCAAGTCAGGTTTTGGCTTTGACCCCATCTTTCAGCCGGAGGGCAGCAGGAAAACCTTCGCGGAGATGACTATCGGCGAGAAGAATGGTTTTTCGCATCGGGCCTGTGCGCTCCGCAGATTCGCGGAGTGGTACCAAACCCATGTTGCATCTGAGGCGGCTTCTTCAGCGGTTGAATAAAACGTTATAAGCGTCAGCTATCCCCATTGCTGGAGGAACCAATCTTGAATGCCAACCGAGCGGTTAAGGGAAACATGCTGAGTACAGTGGCGGCTTTGCTGGCTGTCGCGTTAGTTGCATGCGCAAGCATGATCTGCGTAGTCTATTCGCCTCAGATTGATTCGCAGGCAAAAACCATAACAGAGCAGAACCAGCAGAAATGGAAAATGAACCAAACCATCGGCGACCTTGAGGGGCAGGTGGAGGATTTGCAGGGTCAACTGCAGTCGCTGCGGGAGAGATACACCGCTAACCTCGTCACCGCGTTGGGCGTCGCCGACGTGGCATCCAACGACTCTAGCCTGCGGCACCTCTTCATACAGGGCACCGTCATGAACACGGGTGTGGTGGCAGCCGCCAACGCGGGTTTGCACGTCAAGGGCTACGGCGCCAGCCATGAAGTGCTCATTGACCTGACAACTTCTCTTGACAGCTACGCAACCTACCAGAATGGCTTCGCCTCTGCCCAGTCGCTGTCAACGCTGTATCCGACCCAGATCCAGACCATCAACATAGCCATCTACCACGAGGGAACCGTCGTGGACTGGAGCATAACGCCCCTCTGCGACGACGCCTCCTAAACGCTGCTCTAAGCAGGGGGCTAAAAAGTGTTATATTGCTAATGCTGCATATTTGCAAATGGGCATTGGGCATGAGTAACCATACAAAGAAAGACCGCGACTGGGGCTGGCATGAAGGCTTAATCTCCGCCCTCGCATTCGGCGGCTTCCTCATTATTTTGGGCGTCGTCTTTGGGTTAACCCCTGGGATTTCAGGGCAAACCATCGACTTCTTCACCGACATAACCGCCGTTAGCTACCCCGCAATCAACGGCAACATCATCCTGCCTGCACCCGCCGACCCCTCAGCCCACCTGGGATTCTACGTTGCAGTCCTAAGTTTCTTTGTCGGCATCGCGGTTCTGCAGGTAGTTATCTTGGCGCTTCGACTCTGGTACCACTCACGCCTTGGACGCATAGCGGAAACCGTGGGCAACCTGGTTTTCTGGGCAGGCGGCGCT from Candidatus Bathyarchaeota archaeon encodes:
- a CDS encoding DUF4152 family protein; the encoded protein is MKVIAADSGAALLDPTFQPTHLVASVAVLVEPPYREPTLRLAEPIFREVDNGLEVIVHEATLCLQLLAQTKRTRCIWT
- a CDS encoding RlmE family RNA methyltransferase, which produces MIPTPKAWIRERKNEFYYKKAKAENYRSRSTYKLVQANSKYGFIKFRDVVVDLGAAPGGWIQAARKMTGKHGFVLGVDLKPIEPFTQEYIRTIVADLTEPDIAQQILSFLPRRPDVVISDAAPNVTGIWEVDHACQIDLATKAMEIARCLLKDGGNFFVKVFEGDLLNDYIAEVKANFESVQLVKPQASRQKSSEMYLLALGLKTKCEGQTET
- a CDS encoding transcriptional regulator, which produces MPKRNDLEQKALHYVVGTGYQGVLQSDLWRELGASSREGSRVSIKLEEKGLIRREKELQEGRWTYRLYPKRLPASIETIIDCPCLLCPDNARCDPTTAISPKNCQRLTDWILNLGKEPAPAAAPEALSVTAEPILSEDDSDAESMDT
- a CDS encoding bifunctional N(6)-L-threonylcarbamoyladenine synthase/serine/threonine protein kinase, which translates into the protein MNNTVQQRGKFCLGIESSADDFGVGVADFNGEILANVSDSYIPAEGGIHPREAARHHAEVADQVVSEALLKANVKASQLTCIAFSQGPGLGPSLRTGATVARALASYLSVPLVGVNHSVAHIEIGKLQTGAADPVTLYASGGNTMVTAYESGRYRIFGETLDIALGNCLDVFAREAGLKHKKGLPLGAAIEQLALKGKKLVPLPYVVKGMDLSLSGLLTAATAALQKGAGLEDVCFSLQEHAFSMVTEVTERALAHTEKREVLLTGGVAANKRLQGMLSVIAGEHGAKFSVVPMQYATDNGAMIAWTGTLAYRYGLTVPLEESMVRLRWRADRVDVPWIQ
- a CDS encoding Kae1-associated kinase Bud32 gives rise to the protein MDTIDKTPRARLIKKGAEASLFQTEWHGKEAVLKVRVPKRYRPAELDRQIRSYRTIHEPQLMHEAKAAGVPTPLIYMVNVPDATIVMEYIEGRQVKQVLNQASQQIRQQLCIQIGEATAKLHKSGLIHGDLTTSNMILAGDGRIFFVDFGLGEKNLEVEARGVDLHLLKRALQSTHFGFWEECFQGVLCGYGTVLGVEAAEKVYEKIREIERRGRYVEERRQ
- a CDS encoding XTP/dITP diphosphatase, producing MLRNAGSNGLLGGKVVLFATGNVNKFNEARAILGAYGVSVGMLRLKGDEIQSDSLMEIAQKSVRYAYGRCGLPIFVEDAGLFIDALGGFPGPYAAYAYRTIHNSGILKLMEDKADRNATFRSVISYLDGSVPCQPKSFLGESRGTITVAERREAGKSGFGFDPIFQPEGSRKTFAEMTIGEKNGFSHRACALRRFAEWYQTHVASEAASSAVE